The following proteins are encoded in a genomic region of Phycisphaera sp.:
- a CDS encoding S26 family signal peptidase → MTFKQTTSSDTAPIASPRSWHRRLKRTGIGLAAAVLLTIGVRTTVAEVFVVPVASMEPEIPQDGRVLVYKLAGDFQPGQIIAYRHTTGAAWLGRVDAFDTATGELTINRNGTGQIMIDESAVIGRVVLSTR, encoded by the coding sequence ATGACTTTCAAGCAGACCACGTCGAGCGATACAGCACCCATCGCATCACCGCGCAGTTGGCACCGCCGTCTCAAACGCACCGGCATCGGTCTTGCCGCCGCGGTGTTACTCACCATCGGCGTGCGCACCACGGTGGCCGAGGTGTTCGTCGTGCCGGTGGCCTCGATGGAGCCGGAGATCCCACAGGACGGACGCGTGCTGGTGTACAAGCTGGCCGGCGACTTCCAACCCGGCCAGATCATCGCCTATCGCCACACAACCGGTGCGGCCTGGCTCGGCCGCGTCGACGCGTTTGACACGGCGACCGGCGAACTCACCATCAACCGTAACGGCACCGGTCAGATCATGATCGACGAATCTGCTGTCATTGGCCGCGTCGTCCTCAGCACTCGCTAG
- the ccsA gene encoding cytochrome c biogenesis protein CcsA translates to MMRSWFTIAAVLLLATSALAQLEPAGNQHPEAQVAVDDHGHSAPFGEPRLLSQTPEQKAAFAAAIDLSPLRATAVFHNGRVKILDTLAREMLRTITGRERFEDLVLADGATLSSEAERYAAADPERFDKEKFDALFVLLDLSIDPAHYADRPLIAIDYLPVREYYLEAAFQGDQDRQDLWLRMTRVSPIMVETLSQPIFDRYGHLEPVRRSIGRVDNALRVAAGAGATLRVVAPETNAQQWVHVEDLPDGHPARAAAVELGRAWRALDADAANASIATFAQQLAAINPETHPAGRARVELMYNNGRFFDLGMWAYGLSFLALILAFGTGRKWLIGLGVGLLAGALMLHASGFVLRCVISERFAIQNQFESMVGLSLFAAVVATGLMLLKRQWLFGAAAAGVGFLVLIAATQTAMPGQTIGREAAILNTSVLLKYHVTTVLVSYGLITVGFLCSVFYLLVSLMSKRQGAREAASVALRDPSETGQPRTLARTLDDLDKAQMTVLQLAFWTLGVGILLGAWWADHSWGRWWAWDPKETWALITWIVYLIVIHVRLIMGRGKALLTAWLSVAGFVIMLWTYFGVNLLLAGLHAYA, encoded by the coding sequence ATGATGCGTTCATGGTTCACGATCGCGGCCGTGTTGTTGCTGGCCACATCGGCCCTCGCCCAGCTCGAACCCGCGGGCAACCAGCACCCCGAGGCGCAGGTCGCCGTCGACGACCACGGCCACAGCGCGCCCTTTGGTGAGCCGCGGCTGCTGAGCCAGACGCCCGAGCAGAAGGCCGCCTTCGCCGCCGCGATCGACCTCTCTCCGCTCCGCGCCACCGCCGTCTTCCACAACGGCCGTGTCAAGATCCTCGACACGCTCGCACGCGAGATGCTGCGCACGATCACCGGCCGCGAGCGGTTCGAGGACCTCGTGCTCGCCGACGGTGCCACGCTGAGCAGCGAGGCCGAGCGCTACGCCGCCGCCGACCCCGAACGCTTCGACAAAGAGAAGTTCGACGCCCTCTTCGTGCTGCTCGACCTCTCGATCGACCCGGCCCACTACGCCGATCGCCCGCTGATCGCCATCGACTACCTGCCGGTGCGCGAGTATTACCTCGAAGCGGCGTTCCAGGGCGATCAGGACCGGCAAGACCTCTGGCTGCGCATGACTCGCGTCAGCCCGATCATGGTCGAGACGCTCAGCCAGCCGATCTTCGACCGCTACGGCCACCTCGAGCCCGTTCGTCGATCGATCGGCCGGGTCGACAACGCCCTGCGCGTGGCTGCTGGCGCGGGGGCCACGCTGCGTGTTGTCGCCCCCGAAACGAACGCCCAGCAGTGGGTCCACGTCGAGGATCTTCCAGATGGGCATCCCGCCCGCGCCGCGGCGGTCGAGCTCGGCCGCGCCTGGCGCGCCCTCGACGCCGACGCCGCCAACGCCTCGATCGCGACCTTTGCCCAGCAGCTCGCGGCGATCAACCCAGAGACCCACCCCGCCGGCCGGGCCCGCGTCGAGCTGATGTACAACAACGGCCGCTTCTTCGATCTGGGCATGTGGGCCTACGGCCTGAGCTTCCTGGCGCTCATCCTGGCGTTCGGCACGGGCCGCAAGTGGCTGATCGGCTTGGGCGTCGGCCTGCTCGCGGGCGCGCTGATGCTCCACGCCAGTGGCTTCGTGCTGCGGTGCGTGATCTCGGAGCGCTTCGCGATCCAGAACCAGTTCGAGTCGATGGTGGGCCTGAGCCTCTTCGCCGCCGTCGTCGCGACCGGGCTCATGCTGCTGAAGCGCCAGTGGCTCTTCGGCGCCGCCGCCGCGGGCGTTGGGTTTCTCGTGCTCATCGCCGCGACGCAGACGGCCATGCCCGGCCAGACCATCGGCCGCGAGGCGGCGATCCTGAACACGAGTGTTCTATTAAAATACCACGTGACGACCGTGCTGGTTAGCTACGGCCTCATCACCGTCGGCTTCCTGTGCAGCGTGTTCTACTTGTTAGTTTCATTAATGAGCAAACGCCAGGGGGCGCGCGAGGCCGCTTCGGTTGCGCTGCGTGATCCAAGCGAAACCGGCCAGCCGCGCACGCTCGCGCGAACACTCGACGACCTCGACAAGGCCCAGATGACCGTCCTCCAGCTCGCCTTCTGGACGCTCGGCGTGGGCATCCTGCTGGGCGCCTGGTGGGCCGACCACTCGTGGGGCCGCTGGTGGGCGTGGGACCCCAAGGAAACCTGGGCCCTCATCACCTGGATCGTCTACCTCATCGTCATCCACGTGCGGCTCATCATGGGCCGCGGCAAGGCCCTGCTCACCGCCTGGCTCAGCGTCGCGGGGTTCGTGATCATGCTGTGGACGTACTTCGGGGTGAACTTACTTCTGGCGGGGCTGCACGCCTACGCATGA
- a CDS encoding OmpA family protein, whose protein sequence is MTRSLLKNTRPLMLFALGGLITTTLGGCVSQSRFDAAERDNRMLRDQLAQFEQEHGSYAGQLENERRLRQQAEAAAQQANAALAGAQGDLSEMERRLLALGDQVSEVSLMGLDRRTDQALRELARKYAGRIVYDPDRGMLRFSSDLTFASGQDAVTADGRQSLTDLAEILKAPEARGYELDIVGHTDSQPISSRTRERHPTNMHLAAHRAISVRRELVTMGLPANQIQASGWGEHRPMVPNTSNGNTPQNRRVEIFIRPSTAPGTTGFTSVPSTGIEADIDDARGSRGPIIDK, encoded by the coding sequence ATGACCCGCAGCTTATTGAAGAACACCCGTCCGCTCATGCTCTTTGCCCTGGGCGGCCTGATCACCACCACCCTCGGCGGCTGCGTCAGCCAGAGCCGCTTCGACGCGGCCGAACGCGACAACCGCATGCTGCGCGACCAGCTCGCCCAGTTCGAGCAGGAGCACGGCAGCTACGCCGGCCAGCTCGAGAACGAACGCCGCCTGCGTCAGCAGGCCGAGGCCGCCGCCCAGCAGGCCAATGCCGCACTCGCTGGCGCGCAGGGCGACCTGAGCGAGATGGAACGCCGCCTGCTCGCCCTGGGCGACCAGGTCAGCGAGGTCTCACTGATGGGCCTCGACCGCCGCACCGACCAGGCCCTACGCGAGCTGGCCCGCAAGTACGCCGGCCGCATCGTGTACGACCCCGACCGCGGCATGCTGCGGTTCAGCAGCGACCTGACCTTCGCCAGCGGCCAGGACGCCGTGACGGCCGACGGCCGCCAGAGCCTGACCGACCTCGCGGAGATCCTGAAAGCCCCCGAGGCCCGCGGCTACGAGCTGGACATCGTCGGCCATACCGACAGCCAGCCCATCAGCTCGCGCACCCGCGAGCGTCACCCCACCAACATGCACCTGGCCGCCCACCGCGCCATCTCGGTGCGGCGTGAGCTGGTGACGATGGGCCTGCCGGCCAACCAGATCCAGGCCAGCGGTTGGGGCGAGCACCGCCCGATGGTGCCCAACACCAGCAACGGCAACACGCCGCAGAACCGCCGCGTGGAGATCTTTATCCGCCCGAGCACGGCCCCCGGCACCACCGGCTTCACGTCCGTCCCCAGCACAGGCATCGAGGCCGACATCGACGACGCCCGCGGCAGCCGTGGCCCGATCATCGATAAGTAA
- the rpiB gene encoding ribose 5-phosphate isomerase B translates to MKISIGADHRGHDAARSLGRALEAMGHEVTVLNGGEPSDAPQSCDYPERAHQVGSSVASGKADKGVLLCGSGIGMCIAANKVHGVRAALVHDEFTAQMAKSHNDANVLCLSADMLGQRLIERVVEAWMTAEFEGGRHARRVAKIHAIERGEDPASVSGESVTA, encoded by the coding sequence ATGAAGATATCTATTGGAGCCGACCACCGCGGCCACGACGCCGCACGCAGCCTGGGACGGGCCCTGGAGGCCATGGGGCACGAAGTAACCGTGCTCAATGGGGGAGAACCCTCGGATGCTCCCCAATCGTGCGACTATCCCGAGCGGGCCCACCAGGTGGGCTCCTCGGTCGCCAGCGGCAAGGCCGACAAGGGCGTGCTGCTCTGCGGCTCGGGCATCGGCATGTGCATCGCCGCCAACAAGGTCCACGGCGTGCGGGCGGCCCTCGTCCATGACGAGTTCACCGCCCAGATGGCCAAGAGCCACAACGACGCCAATGTGCTGTGCCTCTCGGCCGACATGCTGGGACAGCGGCTGATCGAGCGCGTGGTCGAGGCCTGGATGACCGCCGAGTTCGAGGGCGGCCGCCACGCGCGGCGGGTCGCCAAGATCCACGCGATCGAGCGGGGCGAGGACCCGGCATCGGTGAGCGGAGAATCGGTGACGGCGTAG
- a CDS encoding enoyl-CoA hydratase-related protein, whose protein sequence is MTTPLPVHTDDRGTPVLIVELKQDSPVVVLDRPLLEALGATLASLDLDGVAGVVLASASEKVFVAGADLKAVRDLSDADLHAYLEFGASVFARLHQMPVWTAAAINGAALGGGLELAMHCDGLIGAPGAKPYPVGLPEAGLSICPGWGGTNLLPARITPGVAIEKTASGTPLPYPEAADAGLFDLIAQDASGLRQLAADWIRGQGPAPTRNGAPHKWIGRDAQPVREALDAVSPELGDTGPAKAVADAVGVGLEKGWQAALQCERDHLVRLRHEDAGRAAIEAFFARSK, encoded by the coding sequence ATGACCACCCCACTCCCCGTCCACACCGACGACCGCGGCACCCCCGTCCTCATCGTCGAGCTCAAGCAGGACTCTCCCGTCGTCGTGCTCGACCGCCCGCTGCTGGAGGCCCTGGGCGCCACGCTGGCCAGCCTCGACCTCGACGGCGTCGCCGGCGTGGTCCTCGCCAGCGCTTCGGAGAAGGTGTTCGTGGCCGGGGCCGACCTCAAGGCCGTCCGCGACCTGAGCGACGCCGACCTGCACGCGTACCTCGAGTTCGGGGCCTCGGTCTTCGCCCGCCTGCACCAGATGCCCGTGTGGACGGCCGCGGCGATCAACGGGGCCGCGCTGGGCGGCGGGCTGGAACTGGCCATGCACTGCGACGGGCTCATCGGCGCGCCTGGCGCGAAGCCGTATCCCGTGGGCCTGCCAGAGGCCGGCCTGAGCATCTGCCCCGGCTGGGGCGGCACCAACCTGCTGCCCGCCCGCATCACCCCCGGCGTGGCCATCGAGAAGACGGCGTCGGGCACGCCCCTGCCCTACCCCGAGGCCGCCGACGCGGGGCTGTTCGACCTGATCGCCCAGGACGCTTCCGGGCTCAGGCAACTCGCCGCCGACTGGATCCGCGGCCAGGGCCCCGCGCCAACGCGAAACGGGGCGCCGCACAAGTGGATCGGCCGCGACGCCCAGCCGGTCCGTGAGGCGCTGGACGCCGTATCCCCAGAACTCGGCGACACCGGCCCGGCGAAGGCGGTTGCCGACGCGGTGGGTGTTGGATTGGAGAAGGGCTGGCAAGCCGCGCTGCAATGCGAACGGGACCACCTTGTGCGGTTGCGACACGAGGACGCGGGCAGGGCGGCGATCGAGGCGTTCTTCGCCCGGTCGAAGTGA
- a CDS encoding Sua5/YciO/YrdC/YwlC family protein codes for MSPNTSSTRIDAARDAAAALDKGELAALRTETVYGVFARGDMQDAVDRVRALPRRSGDWGTLAWHAPSVEAVLEAHENAHIEITPALRRAMRRVWPGPITLRLHGGGLEELIKAIGVLPGVADSKGDDAHALSVRVPDDTWTAMALQRAGGPVVGASAETVDTGEGTPTPGACPKGLEKAGFAVVQDEGPTRYETHSTVLDIFPDGDWSIRSEGALTAEQVTERLATLIVFVCTGNTCRSPMAEAIATSLLERRGHSHRAIAVSAGVAAMDGARATPEAVLASEAVGAHLVEHRSQPASPELLDKADVIFAMTSSHAEAARAMLPASQKSKVRTLDPDGDVDDPIGGPQTLYDELARRFVGTIERRLEELGL; via the coding sequence GTGAGCCCAAACACCTCCTCAACCCGCATCGACGCCGCCCGAGATGCCGCCGCCGCCTTGGACAAGGGCGAGCTGGCCGCCCTGCGCACCGAGACGGTCTACGGCGTGTTCGCCCGGGGCGACATGCAGGACGCGGTCGATCGCGTGCGTGCGTTGCCCCGGCGCTCGGGCGACTGGGGCACGCTGGCCTGGCACGCGCCGAGCGTGGAGGCCGTGCTCGAGGCCCACGAGAACGCGCACATCGAGATCACGCCCGCGCTGCGCCGGGCCATGCGGCGCGTGTGGCCCGGGCCGATCACGCTGCGTCTGCATGGAGGCGGGCTCGAAGAACTCATCAAGGCTATCGGCGTGCTGCCCGGCGTCGCCGACTCGAAAGGCGACGATGCGCACGCCCTCTCGGTGCGCGTGCCCGACGACACCTGGACCGCCATGGCGCTGCAGCGCGCGGGCGGGCCGGTCGTCGGCGCATCAGCCGAAACGGTCGACACCGGCGAGGGAACGCCGACTCCGGGTGCATGCCCAAAGGGTCTGGAGAAGGCCGGGTTCGCTGTCGTACAGGACGAGGGCCCAACGCGCTACGAGACGCACAGCACCGTGTTGGACATCTTCCCCGACGGCGATTGGTCTATTCGATCGGAGGGCGCATTGACCGCAGAGCAAGTCACCGAGCGGCTGGCAACCCTGATCGTGTTCGTGTGCACGGGCAACACCTGCCGCAGCCCGATGGCCGAGGCCATCGCCACCAGCCTGCTCGAGCGTCGCGGGCATTCCCACCGGGCCATCGCCGTCTCGGCGGGCGTGGCGGCTATGGACGGGGCCCGGGCGACCCCCGAGGCCGTGCTGGCCAGCGAGGCCGTGGGTGCCCACCTTGTCGAGCACCGCAGCCAGCCGGCGAGCCCCGAATTGCTCGACAAGGCGGATGTGATTTTTGCCATGACCTCCAGTCACGCCGAGGCGGCCCGGGCCATGCTGCCGGCCAGCCAGAAGAGCAAGGTCCGCACCCTCGATCCGGACGGCGACGTCGACGATCCGATCGGCGGCCCGCAGACCCTCTATGATGAACTGGCCCGCCGCTTCGTGGGGACGATCGAGCGGCGCCTTGAGGAACTCGGACTATGA
- a CDS encoding amidohydrolase family protein, which yields MRCAGFADARGSLPTSDSLLVQTTGSRSRRVLAIGSADEVRTHPAWAHATHHDLPGYVVAPALVNAHTHLDLTHIGPQPFGEGGFSAWIDMVRSGRLIEDDAIAKSTRQGVAMLHKGGTVAVGDIVGTVNGAPSLAPVRVLDEAGVLGTAFLEFFALSEDGSPGVDRALARASEFQPETIGLGLQPHAPYSASPRAYQRARERGLPVCTHLAESMAERQVVADGAGPMRDMLAGWGLWTDGVAGLFGQGYSPVRHLIDYLEQMLVVHLNDLGDPDIELLAKAGSRVAYCPRSSAYFGADRVFGPHRYRDLLVAGVPVALGTDSVINLPTESVETRGICVLDEARLLLERDGTDPDLLLEMLYTHGPAAVGLPVGAFRIGAGTELAGLIAVEAGDADPALGLLASVGPISFL from the coding sequence GTGCGATGCGCAGGTTTTGCCGATGCCCGCGGCTCGCTCCCGACAAGCGACAGCCTGCTGGTGCAAACGACAGGCTCGCGATCACGGCGCGTGCTGGCCATCGGTTCGGCGGACGAAGTGCGAACGCACCCGGCCTGGGCCCACGCCACCCACCACGACCTGCCGGGCTACGTCGTCGCCCCGGCCCTCGTCAACGCCCACACCCACCTGGACCTGACGCACATCGGCCCCCAGCCGTTTGGTGAGGGCGGCTTCTCGGCGTGGATCGACATGGTGCGATCGGGGCGGTTGATTGAGGATGACGCTATCGCAAAGAGCACGCGCCAGGGCGTGGCCATGCTGCACAAAGGCGGAACCGTGGCGGTGGGGGACATCGTGGGCACGGTCAACGGTGCGCCCTCACTCGCCCCGGTCCGGGTGCTCGACGAGGCGGGCGTGCTCGGCACGGCGTTCCTCGAGTTTTTCGCACTCTCAGAAGATGGCTCGCCGGGCGTCGATCGGGCGCTCGCGCGGGCGAGTGAGTTCCAGCCCGAGACCATCGGCCTGGGCCTCCAGCCCCACGCGCCATACTCGGCCTCGCCACGCGCCTATCAGCGGGCCCGCGAGCGGGGTTTGCCGGTCTGCACCCACCTGGCCGAGAGCATGGCCGAGCGGCAGGTGGTAGCCGACGGTGCCGGGCCAATGCGGGACATGCTGGCCGGCTGGGGGTTGTGGACCGACGGCGTGGCGGGCCTGTTCGGGCAGGGGTACTCCCCCGTGCGGCACCTGATCGACTACCTGGAGCAGATGCTGGTCGTCCACCTGAACGACCTGGGCGACCCCGACATCGAGTTGCTGGCCAAGGCGGGATCCCGCGTGGCGTATTGCCCGCGATCCTCGGCGTATTTTGGTGCGGACAGGGTTTTTGGCCCGCACCGCTACCGCGACCTGCTGGTCGCCGGTGTGCCGGTGGCCCTGGGGACCGACTCGGTCATCAACCTGCCGACCGAGAGCGTCGAGACTCGCGGCATCTGCGTGCTCGACGAGGCCCGGCTGCTGCTGGAGCGCGACGGCACCGACCCCGACTTGCTGCTGGAGATGCTCTACACCCACGGCCCGGCGGCGGTGGGGCTGCCGGTGGGGGCGTTCCGGATTGGGGCCGGCACCGAACTTGCCGGCCTGATCGCGGTCGAGGCGGGCGACGCCGACCCGGCTCTGGGCCTGCTGGCCTCGGTGGGGCCCATTTCGTTCCTGTAA
- a CDS encoding NHL repeat-containing protein has product MPRTLTIPVLTAALGLAAAGAPAHGQTQHLLVGDYAGDRIVRFGWPDGRVIDHFVAAGLSPLANTRTMVLGPDGLLYVASQITDSVLRYDAGTGEYLGEFVAPGFGGLEGPIGIVFTPDGDLLVSSRANDRVLRFEGGTGAAMGAFVAPRSGGLDVPHKGLVFAANGSLLVSSFQNDSVLRYDGQTGAFLEVAVESGELGLDQPTDLALLPDGRVLVCSYASDAILEIDPEGEVSVFVAASTTPLDQPQDIELAPDGTVFVSYNGRDGGVLRFAQDGAYLGVFLTGTAGGIDGFPASLLFVPEPCEADFDGDGSLTIFDFLAFQNAFDAGCP; this is encoded by the coding sequence ATGCCCCGGACTCTGACCATCCCAGTCCTGACCGCCGCCCTCGGCCTGGCCGCCGCCGGCGCCCCGGCCCACGGCCAAACCCAGCACCTCTTGGTGGGCGACTACGCGGGCGACCGCATCGTCCGCTTCGGCTGGCCCGATGGCCGGGTGATCGACCACTTCGTGGCGGCGGGCCTCAGCCCGCTGGCCAACACGCGCACGATGGTGCTGGGCCCCGACGGCCTGCTCTACGTCGCCTCGCAGATCACCGACAGCGTGCTGCGCTACGACGCGGGCACCGGCGAGTATCTTGGCGAGTTCGTCGCGCCGGGCTTCGGCGGACTGGAGGGCCCCATCGGCATTGTGTTCACGCCCGATGGCGACCTGCTGGTCAGCAGCCGCGCCAACGACCGCGTCCTGCGCTTCGAGGGCGGCACCGGCGCGGCGATGGGCGCCTTCGTCGCGCCGCGCTCGGGCGGGCTGGACGTGCCGCACAAGGGCCTGGTGTTCGCCGCCAACGGATCGCTGCTGGTCTCCAGCTTCCAGAACGACTCGGTGCTGCGCTACGACGGCCAGACGGGCGCGTTCCTCGAGGTCGCCGTCGAGAGCGGCGAGTTGGGGCTGGACCAGCCGACCGACCTCGCGCTGCTGCCCGATGGTCGCGTGCTGGTGTGCTCGTACGCGAGCGACGCCATCCTGGAGATCGATCCCGAGGGCGAGGTGTCCGTGTTCGTGGCCGCGAGCACGACGCCGCTGGACCAGCCGCAAGACATCGAGCTGGCCCCCGACGGCACGGTATTCGTGTCCTACAACGGCAGGGACGGCGGCGTCCTGCGGTTCGCGCAGGACGGAGCCTACCTGGGCGTTTTCCTCACCGGTACGGCCGGTGGCATAGACGGCTTCCCCGCGTCGCTGCTGTTCGTGCCAGAGCCCTGCGAGGCCGACTTCGACGGCGACGGCTCGCTGACAATCTTCGACTTCCTGGCGTTCCAGAACGCGTTCGACGCGGGGTGCCCGTAG